In Massilistercora timonensis, the following are encoded in one genomic region:
- a CDS encoding TIGR03960 family B12-binding radical SAM protein, which produces MRKLALNDEILMKIEKPARYIGGEVNSVMKDKDKVDIRFAMCFPDVYEIGMSHLGIQILYDMFNRREDVWCERVYSPWTDLDAVMRQEKIPLFALESQDPIRGFDFLGITIQYEMCYTNILQILDLSGIPLHAADRTWEDPIVIGGGPCTYNPEPLAEFFDLFYIGEGETVYDQLMNAYKEVKKCGGSRQDYLERAAEIEGIYVPSFYEASYHEDGTLASFTPVNPHAGERIHKQMVLDVTAAPYPEAPVVPFIKVTQDRVVLEIQRGCIRGCRFCQAGMLYRPTRERDVEVLKEYARRMLENTGHEEISLSSLSSSDYSQLKELVHFLIEEFKDRGINISLPSLRIDAFSLDVMEKVQDIKKSSLTFAPEAGSQRLRDVINKGLTEEEILEGASQAFAGGWNKVKLYFMLGLPTETEEDEKAIPVLADKIARRYYEIPKEERNGKCQVTFSTSFFIPKPFTPFQWAKMLPNEEYISRAARVKHEMNQQLNRKSLRYQWHDAEVTVLEGVFARGDRRIGRVIERAYQKGCLYDAWNEMFDNEKWLASFKEEGLDIDFYNLRERSLDELFPWDFIDIGVTKDFLKREWKRAMEGEVTPNCRQRCSGCGAARYQGGVCIESKN; this is translated from the coding sequence ATGCGGAAATTAGCATTGAACGATGAAATCTTAATGAAGATCGAGAAGCCTGCCCGCTACATCGGCGGAGAGGTGAACTCGGTGATGAAAGATAAAGACAAGGTGGACATCCGCTTTGCCATGTGTTTTCCGGACGTTTATGAGATCGGCATGTCTCATCTGGGGATCCAGATCCTCTATGATATGTTCAACCGCAGGGAGGACGTATGGTGCGAGCGGGTGTACTCCCCCTGGACGGATCTGGACGCCGTTATGCGTCAGGAGAAGATCCCGCTTTTCGCCCTGGAGTCCCAGGATCCCATCCGGGGCTTTGACTTCCTGGGGATCACCATCCAGTATGAGATGTGTTATACCAATATCCTGCAGATCCTGGATCTGTCCGGGATCCCGCTGCACGCTGCGGACCGGACCTGGGAAGACCCCATTGTGATCGGAGGGGGACCCTGCACCTACAATCCGGAGCCTTTGGCAGAATTCTTTGACCTTTTCTATATCGGAGAGGGAGAGACGGTCTACGACCAACTGATGAACGCCTATAAGGAAGTGAAAAAATGTGGTGGTTCCAGACAGGACTACCTGGAGAGAGCAGCGGAGATTGAAGGGATCTACGTGCCTTCCTTCTACGAGGCTTCCTACCATGAAGACGGAACACTGGCCTCGTTTACGCCGGTAAATCCTCATGCCGGGGAGAGGATACACAAGCAGATGGTGCTGGATGTAACGGCGGCTCCTTATCCGGAAGCTCCGGTGGTCCCTTTTATCAAAGTGACCCAGGACCGGGTGGTGCTGGAGATCCAGAGAGGCTGTATCCGTGGCTGCCGTTTCTGTCAGGCTGGCATGCTGTACAGGCCCACCCGGGAGCGGGATGTGGAGGTTCTGAAAGAATATGCCCGCCGGATGCTGGAGAATACAGGACACGAGGAGATCTCATTGAGTTCTTTAAGTTCCAGCGATTACAGTCAGTTGAAAGAGCTGGTGCATTTCCTGATTGAGGAGTTTAAGGACCGGGGGATCAATATTTCCCTGCCTTCTCTTCGCATTGACGCCTTCTCCCTGGACGTGATGGAGAAGGTGCAGGACATTAAGAAGAGTAGCCTGACCTTTGCGCCGGAGGCCGGTTCCCAGCGTCTGCGGGACGTGATCAACAAGGGACTGACAGAGGAAGAGATCCTGGAGGGCGCTTCTCAGGCCTTTGCCGGGGGATGGAATAAGGTGAAGCTTTATTTCATGCTGGGGCTTCCCACAGAGACCGAGGAAGATGAGAAGGCGATCCCTGTTCTGGCGGATAAGATCGCCCGGAGATATTACGAGATCCCCAAGGAAGAGCGGAACGGCAAGTGCCAGGTGACTTTCAGTACATCCTTTTTTATCCCCAAGCCCTTTACCCCCTTCCAGTGGGCGAAGATGCTGCCCAATGAGGAATATATTTCCCGGGCGGCCAGGGTCAAGCATGAGATGAATCAGCAGCTGAACCGCAAGAGCTTAAGATATCAGTGGCATGACGCGGAGGTGACGGTGCTGGAAGGCGTCTTCGCAAGAGGCGACCGCCGGATCGGCAGGGTGATCGAGAGGGCCTACCAGAAGGGCTGTCTCTATGACGCCTGGAACGAGATGTTTGACAACGAAAAATGGCTTGCTTCCTTTAAAGAGGAAGGGCTGGATATCGATTTCTACAATCTGCGGGAGCGTTCCCTGGACGAGCTGTTCCCCTGGGATTTCATTGATATCGGCGTGACCAAGGATTTCCTGAAGCGGGAGTGGAAGCGGGCCATGGAAGGCGAAGTCACGCCCAACTGCCGGCAGCGCTGCTCCGGCTGCGGGGCGGCCAGATATCAGGGAGGTGTCTGCATTGAAAGCAAGAATTAA
- a CDS encoding TIGR03936 family radical SAM-associated protein produces MKARIKFRKYGVMRFIGHLDVMRYFQKAMRRAHIPIAFTGGYSPHMIMSFAQPLGVGLTSDGEYLDIELSGFILCEEALRRLNQVMVEGIEVTSFRVISEDKKQSGMTVTAAAAYEVSLLKSGKSMEETLPIPGEWKERAEAFLGQEAIPVWKKTKKSEKEVDIRPMILGMEVEEDRIRLMLAAGSEANLKPDLLMETFLAFLGRENLPFHYHRLDLYARDEAGELEPLEEFGSEIDTVIFDIGNVLIDFAWEEYLDGFHYDEETREAVADAMFRNEDWNAGDSGLVTTEEWLELFLENAPEYDREIREVFAGFGASIVPYAFTRPWIQSLKEQGVKLYFLSNYSAEMYRQSEEQLSFLEEFDGGIFSWKEKCMKPSPRIYQALLERYGIPPKRAVFFDDRKENVEAALAEGIRGVLFHKDIPLQFLSK; encoded by the coding sequence TTGAAAGCAAGAATTAAATTCCGCAAATATGGCGTTATGCGCTTCATCGGACATCTGGACGTGATGCGCTATTTTCAGAAGGCCATGCGAAGGGCTCATATCCCCATTGCTTTTACCGGAGGGTACAGCCCCCATATGATCATGTCTTTTGCCCAGCCTCTGGGCGTGGGCCTGACCAGCGACGGAGAGTATCTGGATATTGAACTGTCCGGCTTCATCCTCTGTGAGGAAGCCCTGCGCCGGCTGAACCAGGTGATGGTGGAGGGTATTGAAGTGACAAGCTTCCGGGTGATCTCTGAGGATAAGAAGCAAAGCGGTATGACAGTGACTGCTGCCGCCGCTTATGAAGTCAGCCTTCTGAAGTCTGGGAAGTCTATGGAAGAAACCCTTCCCATCCCGGGAGAATGGAAGGAACGGGCAGAAGCCTTCCTTGGACAGGAGGCCATTCCGGTGTGGAAGAAGACCAAGAAAAGTGAGAAGGAAGTGGATATCCGCCCCATGATCCTTGGGATGGAAGTGGAAGAGGACCGGATCCGCCTTATGCTGGCCGCAGGAAGCGAAGCCAACTTAAAGCCGGATCTTCTGATGGAGACTTTCCTTGCCTTTCTGGGAAGGGAGAATCTGCCCTTCCATTACCACAGGCTGGATCTGTATGCCCGGGACGAGGCGGGAGAGCTTGAACCCCTGGAGGAATTTGGAAGCGAGATCGACACGGTGATCTTCGACATTGGCAATGTGCTTATTGATTTTGCCTGGGAGGAGTATCTGGATGGCTTCCATTATGACGAAGAGACCCGGGAGGCTGTGGCGGACGCCATGTTCCGCAATGAGGACTGGAACGCAGGAGACTCCGGCCTTGTGACCACGGAAGAATGGCTGGAGCTGTTCCTTGAGAACGCCCCGGAGTACGACCGGGAGATCCGGGAAGTGTTCGCAGGATTCGGGGCGAGCATCGTTCCCTATGCATTTACCCGTCCCTGGATCCAAAGTCTGAAGGAGCAGGGAGTGAAACTGTATTTTCTCTCCAATTACTCGGCGGAAATGTACCGGCAGTCAGAAGAGCAGCTGTCTTTCCTGGAGGAATTTGACGGCGGGATCTTCTCCTGGAAGGAGAAATGCATGAAACCTTCTCCCAGGATCTACCAGGCGCTGCTTGAACGGTACGGGATCCCCCCAAAGCGGGCGGTGTTCTTCGACGACCGGAAGGAAAATGTGGAGGCGGCCTTGGCGGAAGGGATCCGGGGTGTGCTCTTCCACAAGGATATTCCGTTGCAGTTCCTGTCAAAATGA